The genomic interval GGTGAAGATGATTTAATTGCCAATCTTGCGAATATCAGTGCAGCACTGAAAGAACAGTTCGGATGGCTATGGGTTGGCTTTTACCTGGTTAAAGGAGAAGAACTGGTTTTAGGCCCGTTTCAAGGACCGGTAGCCTGTACAAGAATAAAATCTGGTAAAGGTGTATGCGGAAGATCATGGCAGGAAGCTAAAACATTTATTGTGGAGGATGTAGATAAATTTCCGGGGCATATTGCTTGCAGCTCGGCTTCGAGATCTGAAATTGTATTACCTATTATGATAAACGGAGTTGTATTTGGTGTATTGGATGTAGATAGTGCTGAATTAGCTCAATTTGACGAGATAGACGAAAAATATCTGAGCCAGGTTATCAGTTTCATTCAATCTTAGATTGTCACTGGGATGTAAGAAAGACTTAATTAGTGTAGAATGGTTCTAAATAGTGTATATTTGTAGATCCAAGGAGCAAATTGATACTGTTCTTAATATTTATTAAATCCTGGTTACCCATACAAAAGAGTATGGGTAATACAGGTACAAATCCCGGCATTCTCCAATAAAAATAGTTTATCTTTTTACTTATGCCTGATCATCTTAATAAGCCCGATTTTAAAGAAATAGCCGGTCAATTGAGTTGCCCTAATGGGGATAATGGAATAAAGACTGCTGAGAAGATGGCTATTAACAATGGCCATATGATTGCGCTGACTATAGCATCGCTGGATCCGAAATCAAATGACGTAAT from Pedobacter sp. WC2423 carries:
- a CDS encoding GAF domain-containing protein — protein: MAEDLLIIKTESKEEQYQSLIPQIQALITGEDDLIANLANISAALKEQFGWLWVGFYLVKGEELVLGPFQGPVACTRIKSGKGVCGRSWQEAKTFIVEDVDKFPGHIACSSASRSEIVLPIMINGVVFGVLDVDSAELAQFDEIDEKYLSQVISFIQS